A genome region from Littorina saxatilis isolate snail1 linkage group LG16, US_GU_Lsax_2.0, whole genome shotgun sequence includes the following:
- the LOC138950538 gene encoding uncharacterized protein — protein MARSQESEDQVLRLSDHEREFLNAWFPHLESESYIIPPAHIDTVHERMVYIGEGERIQVLKTQQQIDIDKSREVRDTVRIDRVLKNVHHCMNQIKNKAAREKEIMVILTQAKFGVYGADTQSIYTGAATRNTNSVKAEPLNLKEDFVDLLVIHRERGIMMAAIIPQTEDDPLAVQEELKKAAAYLKQARDVMRRSVLGDLVTQPALHQAIVLPDTTRRCLEEVLLNMSDVS, from the exons atggcaagatcacaggaatcAGAGGACCAAGTGTTAAGGTTGTCAGACCATGAG AGGGAGTTTCTCAACGCCTGGTTCCCTCACCTTGAGAGCGAATCATACATAATCCCCCCGGCTCACATTGACACTGTGCATGAGAGAATGGTATATATCGGAGAAGGTGAGCGAATCCAGGTACTGAAAACACAGCAACAAATAGACATAGATAAGAGTAGAGAGGTCAGGGACACTGTCCGCATAGACAGAGTgctgaaaaatgtccaccactgCATGAATCAGATAAAGAACAAAGCCGCAAGGGAAAAAGAAATTATGGTAATTCTGACCCAAGCTAAATTTGGTGTATATGGTGCTGATACCCAAAGCATCTATACTGGTGCAGCCACCAGGAACACGAACAGCGTCAAAGCAGAGCCGTTGAACCTGAAGGAGGACTTTGTTGACCTGCTCGTCATACATCGCGAGCGTGGGATAATGATGGCGGCAATCATACCTCAGACAGAAGACGACCCCCTTGCAGTTCAAGAAGAACTAAAGAAGGCCGCTGCCTACCTGAAGCAAGCCAGAGATGTTATGAGGCGTTCTGTCCTTGGTGACCTGGTAACACAGCCAGCCCTCCACCAGGCCATTGTCCTGCCCGACACAACGAGACGctgtctagaggaggtgctgctAAACATGAGCGATGTAAGTTAA
- the LOC138950553 gene encoding uncharacterized protein, with amino-acid sequence MAGVGERDWRGPYQWTEEGKKKVQAWVEELCQHAQTHGRVHILADEAECDVIAEIYRALKQRHVRFTLWAAGVKLDVPVDMERYVRKLTQPLRSPPAVVREVEQADDMKDGMVPAYTRPPVSAPCDGPPVLTVGHYGDRYRGDRQEHESNRTWHCARCGELVADMLRDLRVGCQDNAPHGQGGLTYSDVFVLGYMDCDTDTPDDHFMSPAPFIRGLESRGVPTRKVAHNDTAAVRQLAEMTSGPTQRAAGRGRDEAVTVANQNTVWGLERHVVVYLDSVYSDGNHTGRLRSMSRSTAQVIWVKKVRS; translated from the exons ATGGCgggggtaggggagagagaCTGGCGCGGACCGTATCAGTGGACAGAGGAAGGCAAGAAGAAAGTGCAGGCCTGGGTGGAGGAGCTGTgtcaacacgcacagacacacggacgCGTGCACATCCTGGCCGATGAGGCTGAGTG tgacgtCATCGCAGAGATCTACCGGGCGTTAAAACAACGACACGTCCGGTTCACCTTGTGGGCAGCAGGTGTTAAGCTAGATGTACCTGTCGATATGGAGCGTTACGTCCGCAAACTGACACAGCCCCTGAGAAGTCCACCTGCTGTGGTGAGAGAGGTGGAGCAGGCTGACGATATGAAGGATGGAATGGTCCCGGCCTACACCAGGCCGCCAGTGTCTGCACCGTGCGACGGCCCACCTGTCCTGACGGTTGGTCATTATGGTGATAGGTACCGCGGTGACAGACAGGAACATGAGAGTAACAGGACATGGCACTGTGCACGGTGCGGGGAGCTGGTGGCAGACATGCTGCGAGATCTTCGTGTCG GTTGCCAAGACAACGCTCCCCATGGGCAGGGCGGCCTCACCTACAGCGACGTCTTTGTGCTGGGTTACATGGactgtgacacagacacaccggATGATCACTTCATGTCACCAGCACCCTTCATCCGGGGCCTCGAGTCACGCGGCGTCCCCACCCGTAAGGTGGCTCATAACGACACAGCGGCCGTTAGACAACTGGCTGAAATGACATCGGGTCCCACACAGAGAGCGGCAGGTAGGGGTCGAGACGAGGCGGTGACGGTGGCCAATCAGAACACAGTATGGGGCTTGGAGAGACACGTCGTCGTCTACCTGGACAGTGTGTATAGTGATGGTAACCATACCGGCCGCCTGAGATCCATGTCGCGGTCCACGGCCCAGGTGATCTGGGTGAAGAAGGTTAGGTCATAG